In Fluviispira sanaruensis, a genomic segment contains:
- a CDS encoding CPBP family intramembrane glutamic endopeptidase gives MLSTNLLFALVCLSSISLWFFVKPIIPIAISYIFLFASFYEGYISYQSLIFVFLFTFFCLVYEKKTSLFIRNFSFIVLLCFMYILVAEDFPYSTEIPIFTGVRFSPISKPFWLDINVEKSVCAIIFAAILIKKSDKLSDWQKVFKDLLLPLAVILAIIIPTGLITGYIKFDFKLPSGSFYFLSINLFLVCVAEEVFFRGFLQRKIFEFLSKYFKAKVSAPVLANVFVAVLFGYAHLYSGYLFAIFAFIAGLGYGYAYQKSGKIEAAILTHFGFNLIHFIFFTYPAFQSLP, from the coding sequence ATGCTGAGTACCAATCTCCTTTTTGCTCTTGTCTGTTTATCTTCTATTTCTCTTTGGTTTTTTGTAAAGCCAATAATCCCAATCGCAATTTCTTATATATTTCTTTTTGCCTCTTTTTATGAAGGATATATTTCTTATCAATCCTTGATATTTGTCTTTTTATTTACATTTTTCTGTTTGGTATATGAAAAGAAAACCAGTTTGTTTATAAGGAATTTTTCTTTTATAGTTTTACTTTGTTTTATGTATATTTTAGTTGCAGAAGATTTTCCTTATTCAACTGAAATTCCTATATTTACAGGGGTGAGATTTAGTCCTATTTCGAAACCATTTTGGCTAGATATCAATGTCGAGAAATCAGTTTGTGCCATTATTTTTGCAGCTATATTAATTAAAAAATCAGATAAACTTTCAGATTGGCAAAAGGTATTTAAAGATTTACTTTTACCTTTAGCAGTTATTTTAGCCATTATAATCCCTACAGGACTAATAACTGGATATATTAAATTTGATTTTAAATTACCAAGCGGTTCGTTTTATTTTCTTTCGATAAATTTATTTTTAGTGTGTGTTGCAGAAGAGGTCTTTTTTAGAGGTTTTTTACAACGAAAAATCTTTGAATTCCTTTCGAAATATTTTAAGGCAAAAGTTTCTGCCCCTGTTCTGGCCAATGTTTTCGTTGCTGTATTATTTGGGTATGCGCATCTTTATTCAGGATATCTCTTTGCTATTTTCGCTTTTATAGCAGGATTAGGATATGGTTATGCCTATCAAAAGTCAGGGAAGATTGAAGCTGCTATTCTTACCCATTTTGGCTTTAATTTAATTCATTTTATCTTTTTCACTTACCCTGCGTTTCAAAGCTTGCCTTAA
- the hemL gene encoding glutamate-1-semialdehyde 2,1-aminomutase — translation MKNKEHNFSHSISVMERSYRVFPGGVNSPVRSFRSVGGTPIVFSSGKGKYLYDVDGNEFIDFCSSWGPLIVGYSNPAIIGAMQEQLYKAITFGAPSDLEVKLAEKIMDWVPGLEMLRFVSSGTEATMSAVRAARAATKKNKFIKFEGCYHGHADQFLVKAGSGLATLGNPSSAGVPVGTTSDTLTAIYNSEESVLELFEKYGDDIAAVIIEPVAANMGLVLPKSGFLQFLRNVTEKFGAVLIFDEVMTGFRLARGGCAEIFSVEPDMWTFGKIIGGGVPAAAYGGKKQIMQQVAPLGAAYQAGTLSGNPLAMVAGYATLCEIEQQNAFIKLENLGQKLDSLVDAELKSFIEKSKVCYVRIGSFFCFFFGTNKLPTHFSEVASTDMKLFNKVYHAWIEQGIYLGPSGYEVGFLSTCIEEIDLKKLVEVVKNVLITEE, via the coding sequence TTGAAAAATAAAGAACACAATTTCTCTCACTCAATCTCTGTCATGGAAAGAAGCTATCGCGTCTTTCCAGGTGGAGTGAATTCTCCTGTACGATCCTTTCGCTCAGTTGGGGGAACGCCCATTGTTTTTTCTTCTGGGAAAGGAAAATATCTTTATGATGTCGATGGCAATGAATTTATCGACTTTTGTTCATCATGGGGGCCACTCATTGTTGGCTATTCCAATCCTGCAATTATTGGAGCCATGCAAGAACAACTTTATAAAGCAATCACTTTTGGCGCTCCTTCCGACCTCGAAGTAAAATTAGCCGAAAAAATAATGGATTGGGTGCCAGGGCTTGAAATGTTGCGCTTTGTTAGCAGCGGTACAGAAGCGACTATGAGTGCTGTGAGAGCTGCGCGTGCGGCTACAAAAAAAAATAAATTTATTAAATTTGAAGGCTGTTACCATGGACATGCCGATCAATTTCTTGTGAAAGCAGGCAGTGGATTGGCGACCTTGGGTAATCCAAGTTCAGCAGGAGTGCCTGTGGGCACAACATCAGACACATTAACTGCTATTTATAATAGCGAAGAAAGTGTGCTTGAATTATTTGAAAAATATGGTGATGACATTGCCGCTGTTATAATTGAGCCAGTTGCAGCAAATATGGGACTGGTTTTACCTAAGTCTGGATTTTTGCAATTTTTACGTAATGTAACAGAAAAATTTGGCGCGGTTCTTATTTTCGATGAAGTTATGACAGGATTTCGTTTAGCACGTGGCGGATGTGCTGAAATTTTTTCAGTAGAACCCGATATGTGGACTTTTGGAAAAATAATTGGAGGCGGAGTTCCTGCTGCAGCATATGGTGGAAAAAAGCAAATAATGCAACAAGTCGCTCCATTAGGAGCAGCGTATCAAGCTGGCACCTTATCTGGCAATCCTCTTGCTATGGTTGCTGGATATGCTACACTTTGTGAAATAGAGCAACAAAATGCTTTTATTAAGCTTGAAAATTTAGGGCAAAAATTAGATTCTTTAGTTGATGCAGAATTAAAGAGCTTTATAGAAAAGTCAAAAGTTTGTTACGTTCGAATAGGCTCATTTTTTTGTTTCTTTTTTGGAACGAATAAATTGCCGACTCATTTTTCTGAAGTGGCTTCCACAGATATGAAACTTTTTAATAAAGTTTATCACGCATGGATTGAACAAGGGATTTATTTAGGTCCCAGTGGATATGAAGTCGGCTTTTTAAGCACATGCATTGAGGAAATTGATTTGAAAAAGCTGGTGGAAGTCGTTAAGAACGTTTTAATAACCGAAGAATAG
- a CDS encoding CTP synthase has translation MQHHDSKSPKRFSQHPVKYIFVTGGVVSSIGKGLAAASIGALLETRGLRVSMTKMDPYINVDPGTMSPFQHGEVFVTDDGAETDLDLGHYQRFTKANLAKRNSFTSGQVYDTVINKERRGDYLGGTVQVIPHITDQIKANIVTASEGADVSIVEIGGTIGDIESLPFLEAIRQFRNDVGKENSIFIHVTLIPYIRAAGELKTKPTQHSVKELRSIGIQPDILICRADQPMSQDVRMKISTFCNLPKESVFEALDADSIYKMPIIYHEQRMDARIVELLGIWTAQPNLSEWNRIIECIERPKHSLKIGVVGKYMGTRDSYKSVYEALTHAGIANESHVEIVGIDSEQLSIANTKEVLSEYDAILVPGGFGDRGVLGKMAAIQFARENNIPFFGICLGMQLACLEYARNVLGIADATSEEFDTNARNKIIHLMESQQSVDKKGGSMRLGAYDCIVRRGSKGFQAYGTDRISERHRHRYEFNPEFRTRFETSGFLVSGESPDGTLVEMMELNNHPWFLGCQAHPELKSRPIAPHPLFKDFVAAALERSIHK, from the coding sequence ATGCAACATCATGATAGTAAATCCCCCAAACGTTTCTCTCAACACCCTGTAAAATATATATTTGTTACTGGTGGCGTGGTCTCAAGTATCGGAAAAGGTCTCGCTGCGGCCAGTATTGGCGCCCTGCTCGAAACCCGCGGTTTGCGTGTTTCGATGACTAAAATGGATCCTTACATAAACGTTGATCCAGGGACAATGTCTCCTTTTCAGCATGGAGAGGTTTTTGTTACAGATGACGGAGCAGAAACGGACCTTGATTTAGGGCATTATCAGCGTTTTACCAAAGCGAATTTAGCTAAACGCAATAGCTTTACCTCTGGCCAAGTCTACGACACCGTCATCAATAAAGAACGCCGTGGAGATTACCTTGGAGGAACTGTTCAAGTTATTCCTCATATCACAGATCAAATTAAAGCAAACATCGTGACAGCATCTGAAGGCGCTGATGTTTCGATCGTTGAGATTGGCGGCACCATTGGCGATATTGAAAGTCTACCATTCCTTGAAGCTATTCGCCAGTTTCGCAATGATGTGGGTAAAGAAAATTCTATTTTTATTCACGTTACTCTTATTCCATATATTCGTGCCGCGGGTGAGTTGAAAACAAAACCTACGCAACATTCTGTAAAAGAATTGCGTTCAATCGGTATTCAGCCTGATATTTTAATCTGTCGTGCCGATCAGCCTATGTCACAAGATGTCCGTATGAAAATTTCGACATTCTGTAATCTGCCTAAGGAAAGTGTCTTCGAAGCACTCGATGCAGATAGCATATATAAAATGCCGATTATCTACCATGAGCAACGAATGGACGCTCGGATCGTCGAACTCCTTGGTATTTGGACAGCCCAACCCAACCTAAGTGAATGGAATAGAATCATTGAATGTATTGAAAGACCAAAGCATTCCCTAAAAATTGGGGTGGTTGGTAAATATATGGGGACGCGCGATTCCTATAAATCCGTGTATGAAGCTCTTACTCACGCTGGCATTGCCAATGAATCTCATGTTGAAATTGTCGGAATCGATTCAGAGCAGCTCAGTATAGCAAACACAAAAGAAGTTTTGAGTGAATACGATGCCATTTTGGTTCCAGGAGGTTTTGGCGATAGAGGTGTCCTTGGGAAAATGGCGGCAATCCAATTTGCGCGGGAAAATAATATTCCATTTTTTGGTATTTGCTTAGGTATGCAACTCGCTTGTCTTGAATATGCTCGTAATGTTTTAGGGATAGCCGATGCCACTTCCGAGGAATTCGACACCAACGCCCGCAATAAAATTATCCATTTGATGGAAAGCCAACAAAGTGTTGATAAAAAAGGCGGGAGTATGCGTTTAGGCGCTTATGACTGTATCGTGCGGAGAGGAAGCAAAGGCTTTCAAGCCTATGGCACTGATCGTATCAGTGAGCGTCACCGTCATCGCTATGAATTCAACCCAGAATTCCGTACGCGTTTTGAAACCTCTGGGTTCCTTGTCTCCGGTGAAAGTCCCGATGGTACTTTAGTCGAAATGATGGAATTAAATAATCATCCATGGTTTTTAGGTTGTCAGGCACACCCTGAGCTCAAAAGCCGTCCTATAGCTCCTCATCCTTTATTTAAAGACTTTGTAGCAGCAGCCTTAGAAAGATCTATCCATAAATAG
- a CDS encoding asparagine synthetase B family protein, with translation MCGYSGLIFSPSSIYAKDSQNKEKFFAAAARLQHRGNEPMRKEAFNNLLLSHFRLAFQGISSNIQPMFNQNKKWVITFNGEIYNFPKLRKKIQTEFEYNFQSKGDTEAILAGFLNYGQQIKDLLEGEYSFVISRTDGTEIFAMRDPYGVKPLFLALEGVDSKIFANAQEVYLFDTKSIHFASEIKGLMCEKKWDRNGFIKQFVGLYEPIRTPFQNIIQMPPNSFLYAKKSGDTFNTKIQINNKPIRNAFITENKNDNELYGEFSKRLSRSVHNRMLSETELGVYLSGGVDSRVIAYEASQYFLKNKINKKLKSFTISFKNEVFDEANESLAYAHKLNFTPHVLQILDQDLAYSYKHAVYHSENIQPYTNGAAKWWLSRFTAKHVKGVLTGDGADELLCGYPSFQYVNWWKFALHNREEKNLFDKIAKTPIGQSWRDSVYAKKFLNESKDPWASGSSAEGSGEDFIESLSIWGVPHPLFTQIKTIATSLLGADEAIKFLKEQRESVSSWFAFGLKNNDEFLTDPNNSLLLWQNYFVRTHLPVQVLNWVGDRMEMANTLEGRTPFLSMEMKNFIYNLKDNMLIRGFENKSILRRSYKSKIDSHYAMAPKKQFGAPFLFEEKEMKKSQQNILLKAKETNLFEEKAIKDLILVLNDPSFKKKSSPHTYTHLQAAFQTFMCFSLIDDSIVKEITPKRDIDYEEKVIINQKVF, from the coding sequence ATGTGTGGTTATTCTGGTCTTATTTTTTCTCCTAGCAGTATTTATGCAAAAGATTCACAAAATAAAGAAAAATTTTTTGCTGCAGCAGCACGCTTGCAGCACCGTGGCAATGAACCTATGCGAAAAGAAGCATTTAATAATCTTTTATTATCTCATTTTCGCTTGGCATTTCAAGGAATTTCAAGCAATATTCAACCTATGTTTAATCAAAATAAAAAATGGGTTATTACTTTTAATGGTGAAATCTATAACTTCCCAAAATTGAGAAAAAAAATTCAAACAGAATTTGAATATAATTTTCAATCAAAAGGTGATACCGAAGCAATTCTTGCTGGGTTTTTAAATTACGGTCAGCAAATAAAGGATCTCCTAGAAGGTGAATACAGTTTCGTTATCAGTCGAACGGATGGAACAGAGATTTTTGCTATGCGCGATCCTTATGGAGTGAAACCTCTTTTTTTAGCCCTTGAAGGGGTTGACAGCAAAATTTTTGCCAATGCACAGGAAGTTTATTTATTTGATACGAAATCCATACATTTTGCCAGTGAAATAAAAGGTCTGATGTGCGAGAAAAAATGGGATCGCAACGGATTTATCAAGCAATTTGTTGGATTATACGAACCAATAAGAACGCCTTTTCAAAATATTATACAAATGCCACCAAATTCTTTCTTATACGCAAAAAAAAGCGGAGATACATTCAATACAAAAATTCAAATTAATAATAAACCTATTCGAAATGCTTTTATTACTGAAAATAAAAATGATAATGAATTATATGGTGAATTCTCAAAAAGACTCAGTCGTTCAGTACACAATAGAATGTTATCCGAAACAGAACTCGGGGTTTATTTAAGTGGTGGAGTGGATTCCCGTGTCATCGCCTATGAAGCATCTCAATATTTTTTAAAAAATAAAATCAATAAAAAATTAAAATCATTTACTATCAGTTTTAAAAACGAAGTCTTTGATGAAGCAAACGAATCGCTTGCCTATGCCCATAAATTAAATTTCACTCCACATGTGCTGCAAATACTTGATCAAGATTTAGCATATTCTTATAAACATGCCGTTTATCATTCAGAAAATATTCAACCTTACACCAATGGAGCAGCAAAATGGTGGTTAAGCCGTTTTACTGCCAAACATGTAAAAGGAGTTTTAACAGGTGATGGAGCCGATGAATTACTCTGTGGGTATCCTAGTTTTCAATATGTGAATTGGTGGAAATTTGCCCTACACAATCGTGAAGAAAAAAATTTATTCGATAAAATTGCGAAAACTCCTATAGGCCAGAGTTGGCGCGATTCAGTTTATGCAAAGAAATTTTTAAATGAAAGCAAAGATCCTTGGGCTTCTGGTTCAAGTGCAGAAGGATCGGGAGAGGATTTTATTGAAAGTCTATCCATTTGGGGAGTTCCTCATCCACTCTTCACCCAGATAAAAACAATAGCAACATCCCTTTTAGGAGCAGATGAAGCAATCAAATTCTTAAAGGAGCAGAGGGAATCTGTCTCTTCTTGGTTTGCATTTGGTTTAAAAAATAATGATGAGTTTTTAACAGATCCTAATAATTCCTTGTTACTTTGGCAAAACTACTTTGTAAGAACCCATCTTCCTGTCCAAGTTTTAAATTGGGTTGGAGATAGAATGGAAATGGCCAATACGCTTGAAGGACGCACACCTTTTTTATCAATGGAAATGAAAAATTTTATTTATAATTTAAAAGACAATATGCTTATCAGAGGATTTGAAAACAAATCTATCTTACGCAGAAGTTATAAAAGTAAAATTGATTCACATTATGCTATGGCACCTAAAAAACAATTTGGTGCCCCTTTTCTTTTTGAAGAAAAGGAAATGAAAAAAAGTCAGCAAAATATATTATTAAAAGCTAAAGAAACAAATTTATTTGAAGAAAAAGCAATAAAAGATCTTATTTTAGTCCTTAATGATCCTTCATTTAAAAAGAAATCATCTCCTCACACATACACACACTTGCAAGCAGCTTTTCAAACATTTATGTGTTTTTCATTGATTGATGATAGTATTGTTAAGGAAATAACCCCAAAGAGAGACATTGATTATGAAGAAAAGGTTATTATTAATCAAAAAGTTTTTTAA
- a CDS encoding PilZ domain-containing protein produces MKFLAVSQDKSLLKSMCAEFEHQKYAVFSASSLKDAAEVCEKEKPEVIVADHIQSDGNFFDFYDSLKMAAKAEAAPVAILLVDPKSTLTPEVAIAMGAWALYTKPFNIKSLYYSVEDAVFSRRAGYTKRLDERVELISRLEIKLETASEYISTFSTNISFGGFFAALTSNIPELNEKVDFKLKFTNSDVIEGKGRVAWVRKTPKVGAQMGCGIQFSAGREKYVKVLVPIINEARTRQIETASFQIEDLNDLLALSIQAAKEKISKKLSEIEYIPPTEKVTIMCRLPQIHSAFTELMYELIYPMREIPNSKCTVELKNLDEKSVQVIFTCIPSGTSLYIDQLIAEKVQPILDLHKASIESEFNSINSTVTITLPKN; encoded by the coding sequence GTGAAATTTCTTGCTGTGAGTCAAGACAAGTCTTTATTAAAATCGATGTGCGCTGAGTTTGAACACCAAAAATACGCAGTTTTTAGCGCAAGTTCATTAAAAGATGCTGCGGAAGTCTGCGAAAAAGAAAAACCTGAAGTTATCGTCGCAGATCATATTCAATCCGATGGAAATTTCTTTGATTTTTATGATTCATTAAAAATGGCTGCAAAAGCTGAAGCCGCACCTGTGGCAATTCTTTTAGTAGATCCCAAGAGCACTCTCACACCCGAAGTAGCCATTGCTATGGGGGCTTGGGCTTTATACACAAAACCATTTAATATTAAATCTCTTTACTATTCAGTGGAAGATGCAGTCTTCTCGCGTAGAGCTGGATATACCAAAAGGTTGGATGAACGAGTTGAACTGATTTCGCGTTTAGAAATTAAACTCGAGACAGCTTCTGAATATATTTCAACGTTTTCAACAAATATCAGTTTTGGCGGTTTTTTTGCTGCACTCACCTCAAATATTCCTGAGTTAAATGAAAAAGTTGATTTTAAATTAAAATTTACAAATTCTGACGTGATTGAGGGAAAAGGCAGAGTCGCTTGGGTGCGTAAAACACCAAAAGTTGGGGCACAAATGGGATGTGGTATACAGTTCAGTGCGGGTCGGGAAAAATATGTGAAGGTATTAGTGCCGATTATCAATGAAGCACGGACAAGACAAATCGAAACAGCGTCTTTTCAAATAGAAGATTTAAATGATCTGTTAGCTTTGTCAATTCAAGCAGCAAAAGAAAAAATTTCTAAAAAATTGTCGGAAATAGAATATATTCCGCCTACCGAAAAAGTAACAATTATGTGTCGATTGCCTCAAATACACAGTGCTTTCACTGAACTTATGTATGAACTTATTTATCCTATGCGTGAGATTCCAAATTCAAAATGCACAGTTGAATTAAAAAACCTTGATGAAAAAAGTGTGCAAGTCATTTTTACTTGTATACCAAGTGGAACCTCACTTTATATTGATCAACTTATTGCAGAAAAAGTTCAACCCATTCTTGATTTGCATAAGGCTTCGATTGAGAGTGAGTTTAATTCAATTAATTCAACAGTGACGATTACATTGCCAAAGAATTAA
- a CDS encoding MarC family protein, with translation MSFITALMEQNSTIGSSFTYLFSTFVSVFVMVDPFAAIPVYLLLTERFTPADVKKTRRKSILVASTILLTFAITGMSVLNFFGISISALRIAGGILLLKFALDHLKGDSEKIKSDEENESLTKDDISIVPLAMPLLAGPGAISTIVTQATRGKTWLDYFLLLIAIILVMLVTSFFLKYSQYLYRLLGKTGLNLMGKIMGILIAAIAVEFIIIGISEAYRNLIK, from the coding sequence ATGAGCTTCATCACGGCACTGATGGAACAAAATTCTACTATTGGATCTTCCTTTACTTATCTTTTTAGCACATTTGTCTCCGTTTTTGTAATGGTGGATCCTTTTGCAGCAATACCAGTGTATCTTCTTCTGACAGAGCGTTTCACCCCTGCCGATGTCAAAAAAACACGACGCAAATCCATTCTTGTTGCCTCAACAATTTTGCTTACTTTTGCCATAACTGGTATGAGCGTCTTAAACTTTTTTGGCATCTCGATCTCAGCATTGCGCATTGCAGGAGGAATTTTACTCCTGAAATTTGCCCTCGATCATTTGAAGGGTGATTCAGAAAAAATCAAAAGCGATGAGGAAAATGAAAGTCTGACTAAAGATGACATTTCAATTGTTCCATTAGCTATGCCTCTTCTTGCAGGACCTGGAGCTATTTCAACAATCGTGACCCAAGCCACTCGCGGCAAAACTTGGCTTGACTATTTTCTGCTTTTAATTGCAATAATTTTGGTTATGTTGGTCACTTCTTTCTTTCTCAAATACAGTCAGTATCTATATCGTTTGTTAGGAAAAACAGGGCTCAATTTAATGGGCAAAATTATGGGTATTCTTATTGCGGCTATAGCTGTTGAATTTATAATCATAGGTATTAGTGAAGCGTATAGGAATCTCATAAAATAA
- a CDS encoding lysoplasmalogenase, with translation MLKVEIFVALSLFLSLIYFFTFKWQPYKLHWLIKGCSIIFLAAFAFCSFPNSIALVFTLALVLCSIGDMFLAYSEEKYFIHGLISFLLSHIVYSFIFIKYTGNISEHIWEKIILFSVIFVYFSLLTKVLYKKLGNLKIPVFIYMSVLMCMVMSAILVINFNYTLILGAVLFAISDSIIAIQKFVKSFKGSAYIIWGTYYLAQLFICSGMLFALNH, from the coding sequence ATGCTTAAGGTTGAGATTTTTGTTGCGCTTTCTCTGTTTTTATCTCTTATTTATTTTTTTACATTTAAATGGCAACCTTATAAATTACATTGGTTAATAAAAGGATGCTCAATTATCTTTCTAGCAGCCTTTGCTTTTTGTAGCTTTCCCAATTCGATTGCGCTTGTTTTTACTTTAGCCCTTGTCTTATGTTCTATAGGAGATATGTTTTTAGCTTATTCAGAAGAAAAATATTTTATCCATGGACTCATTTCTTTTTTGTTATCACATATCGTTTATTCATTTATATTTATAAAATATACAGGAAATATTTCAGAGCATATTTGGGAGAAAATAATATTATTTTCAGTGATTTTTGTTTATTTTTCTTTATTAACAAAAGTATTATACAAAAAATTAGGAAATTTAAAAATTCCTGTATTTATATATATGAGTGTTTTGATGTGCATGGTAATGAGTGCTATTTTAGTAATTAATTTTAATTATACTTTGATATTAGGGGCAGTGCTATTTGCAATTTCCGATTCAATTATAGCAATACAAAAATTTGTTAAATCATTTAAAGGGAGTGCATATATAATTTGGGGGACCTATTATCTTGCTCAACTTTTTATTTGCTCTGGAATGCTTTTCGCTCTCAATCACTGA
- a CDS encoding substrate-binding periplasmic protein — translation MKIKNNIFLVIFLINSLFINKVFAEEKAILNFEGDNWCPYTCEEKSEVGKGIFLEITELIFKNQNYTIHFEMMPWARVLKRGERGEIDGIIGAYKEGRNKFIFPNEPILQSTNSFLVRNDSSWNFKDFNSLKSIHLGLILGYIYGGNLENIRKNAQKISESGGENAIQKNLARLNGKEIDATLDEHNVLVYYINKMELNKSMKFVGDLGNKSGLYLGFPKEKPNSQKLADIFDKGFIKLKKSSEYKKILNKYGITGKN, via the coding sequence TTGAAGATTAAAAATAATATTTTTCTTGTAATTTTTTTAATAAATTCACTTTTTATAAATAAAGTTTTTGCTGAAGAGAAAGCAATCTTAAATTTTGAAGGTGACAACTGGTGTCCTTATACCTGTGAAGAAAAATCAGAAGTTGGAAAAGGAATTTTCCTTGAAATAACTGAACTTATCTTTAAAAATCAAAATTACACAATCCACTTTGAAATGATGCCGTGGGCGCGTGTTTTAAAACGCGGAGAAAGAGGAGAAATAGATGGAATTATTGGAGCCTATAAAGAAGGGCGAAATAAATTTATTTTTCCTAATGAACCTATACTTCAAAGTACAAATTCTTTTTTAGTGAGAAATGATTCTTCTTGGAATTTTAAAGATTTTAATTCACTCAAAAGCATTCATCTCGGGCTCATTCTTGGTTATATTTACGGAGGAAATCTTGAAAATATTAGAAAAAATGCACAAAAAATTAGTGAATCCGGCGGTGAAAATGCCATCCAAAAGAATTTAGCACGTTTAAATGGCAAAGAAATCGATGCAACATTAGATGAGCACAATGTTTTAGTCTATTATATAAACAAAATGGAACTCAATAAATCTATGAAATTCGTAGGTGATTTAGGCAATAAATCAGGTCTCTACTTAGGCTTCCCCAAAGAGAAACCCAACTCCCAAAAGCTAGCAGATATATTTGACAAAGGTTTTATTAAATTAAAGAAATCAAGTGAGTATAAAAAAATATTAAATAAATACGGCATCACTGGCAAGAATTAA